From a single Streptomyces liliifuscus genomic region:
- a CDS encoding MarR family winged helix-turn-helix transcriptional regulator, protein MPDLTHGDDVAAVNSLRSAVMRLSRRLKHQRVDESLSPTEMSVLGTLARCGTATPGELARKEHVQPPSMTRIVALLEAKGLVKLEPHPEDRRQKVVTQTERAEAMLDESRRKRNAWLAGLVEGLDEDDWAKLREAAPVLEKLAHL, encoded by the coding sequence ATGCCTGACCTCACCCATGGCGACGACGTTGCCGCCGTGAACTCCCTGCGATCCGCCGTGATGCGCCTGTCACGTCGACTCAAGCACCAGCGGGTCGACGAGTCGCTGAGCCCGACCGAGATGTCGGTGCTCGGCACCCTCGCCCGCTGCGGCACGGCCACCCCGGGCGAGCTCGCCCGCAAGGAGCATGTGCAGCCGCCCTCGATGACCCGCATCGTGGCGCTCCTCGAAGCCAAGGGGCTGGTCAAGCTGGAGCCGCATCCCGAGGACCGGCGCCAGAAGGTCGTCACGCAGACCGAGCGGGCCGAGGCCATGCTCGACGAGAGCCGCCGCAAGCGGAACGCGTGGCTGGCCGGACTGGTCGAGGGCCTCGACGAGGACGACTGGGCGAAGCTCCGCGAGGCCGCCCCCGTCCTGGAGAAGCTCGCGCATCTGTAA
- a CDS encoding NCS2 family permease, translated as MPTSAPAKASAPKQPDPRSGSGALDRYFRISERHSTLSREIRGGFATFFAMAYIIVLNPIILGSAKDMYGHQLDNGQLVTATALTAAFTTLLMGVIGNVPIALAAGLGVNTVVALQLAPRMSWPDAMGMVVLAGFVVMLLVATGLRERVMNAVPLGLRKGIAIGIGLFIMLIGLVDSGFVSRIPDAAQTTVPLQLGGTGHLDGWPVLVFVLGTLLTLALIVRKVPGAILISIVAMTVVAVVINAVATVPSWGLTTPKWPGSPVASPDFGLVGQVSLFGGFGKVGVLTGVLFVFTVLLSCFFDAMGTIMGIGDEAKLTDKDGNMPGINKVLFVDGIAVAAGGATSSSATTCFVESTAGVGEGARTGFANVVTGALFGAALFLTPVAAMVPSQAATPALLAVGFLIMSGSIRQIDWSDHTIAIPAFVTMLMMPFTYSITNGIGMGFITFVVLRLAAGRGRDVPVAMYVVSAVFVFYYLMPALGLT; from the coding sequence ATGCCCACCTCGGCCCCCGCCAAGGCCTCCGCGCCCAAGCAGCCGGACCCCCGGTCCGGCTCCGGCGCGCTCGACCGCTACTTCCGGATCTCCGAGCGCCACAGCACGCTGTCGCGCGAGATCCGTGGCGGTTTCGCCACCTTCTTCGCGATGGCCTACATCATCGTGCTGAACCCGATCATCCTGGGCAGCGCGAAGGACATGTACGGACACCAGCTGGACAACGGCCAGCTGGTCACCGCGACCGCGCTGACCGCGGCGTTCACCACGCTTCTGATGGGCGTCATCGGCAACGTACCGATCGCGCTCGCCGCCGGTCTCGGCGTGAACACCGTCGTCGCGCTCCAGCTCGCGCCCCGGATGTCCTGGCCGGACGCCATGGGCATGGTGGTGCTCGCGGGATTCGTGGTGATGCTGCTCGTCGCCACCGGTCTGCGTGAGCGCGTGATGAACGCCGTGCCGCTCGGCCTGCGCAAGGGCATCGCGATCGGCATCGGCCTGTTCATCATGCTGATCGGCCTGGTCGACTCGGGCTTCGTCTCGCGCATCCCGGACGCCGCCCAGACCACCGTGCCGCTGCAGCTCGGCGGGACCGGTCACCTCGACGGCTGGCCCGTACTCGTCTTCGTCCTGGGCACGCTCCTCACCCTCGCGCTGATCGTGCGCAAGGTGCCGGGCGCGATCCTGATCTCGATCGTCGCCATGACCGTCGTCGCGGTCGTCATCAACGCCGTCGCCACGGTGCCCTCCTGGGGTCTGACCACCCCGAAGTGGCCCGGCAGCCCGGTCGCGAGCCCCGACTTCGGACTCGTCGGCCAGGTCAGCCTCTTCGGCGGCTTCGGCAAGGTCGGCGTACTGACCGGTGTGCTGTTCGTCTTCACCGTGCTGCTGTCGTGCTTCTTCGACGCGATGGGCACGATCATGGGCATCGGCGACGAGGCGAAGCTGACCGACAAGGACGGCAACATGCCGGGCATCAACAAGGTGCTCTTCGTCGACGGCATCGCGGTCGCCGCGGGCGGCGCCACCTCGTCCTCCGCCACCACCTGCTTCGTGGAGTCCACGGCAGGCGTCGGCGAGGGCGCGCGCACCGGTTTCGCGAACGTCGTCACCGGCGCGCTCTTCGGTGCCGCGCTCTTCCTGACCCCCGTCGCCGCGATGGTCCCGTCCCAGGCCGCCACGCCCGCACTGCTCGCGGTCGGCTTCCTGATCATGTCCGGCTCGATCCGCCAGATCGACTGGAGCGACCACACCATCGCGATCCCGGCGTTCGTGACGATGCTGATGATGCCGTTCACGTACTCGATCACGAACGGCATCGGCATGGGCTTCATCACGTTCGTCGTGCTGCGGCTCGCGGCCGGGCGCGGGCGGGACGTACCGGTCGCGATGTACGTGGTGTCGGCGGTGTTCGTCTTCTACTACCTGATGCCGGCGCTGGGCCTGACCTGA
- a CDS encoding DUF2530 domain-containing protein translates to MAGFFSGSPKHEAPEPLEGPVVATITGGTILWFVLFLAQLPFYNWFDDHGHLWWLWTCLAGAGLGLIGIWYVRGREAALKRDEATPR, encoded by the coding sequence ATGGCAGGGTTTTTTTCGGGATCCCCGAAACACGAGGCGCCGGAGCCCCTGGAGGGTCCCGTGGTCGCCACCATCACGGGTGGCACGATCCTCTGGTTCGTCCTCTTCCTGGCACAGCTCCCCTTCTACAACTGGTTCGACGACCACGGACACCTGTGGTGGCTCTGGACCTGCCTGGCCGGCGCGGGCCTCGGCCTGATCGGCATCTGGTACGTACGAGGCCGCGAAGCGGCGCTGAAGAGGGACGAGGCGACGCCCCGTTAG
- a CDS encoding cation-translocating P-type ATPase, translating to MTHIDAGAELDPVHPTPIPAPAPRPVGLTAAEVAERVARGEVNDVPVRSSRSMADIVRANVFTRFNAIIGVLWLIMMFVAPFQDSLFGYVILANTGIGIIQELRAKKTLDSLAVIGEARPTVRRDGVAAEVGTSEIVLGDLIEIGPGDKIVVDGECVEADGLEIDESLLTGEADPVVKQPGDQVMSGSFVVAGGGAFTATKVGREAYAAQLAEEASRFTLVHSELRTGISTILKYVTWMMIPAAIGLAITQLVVKNDDFKDSIARAVGGIVPMVPEGLVLLTSVAFAIGVIRLGRKQCLVQELPAIEGLARVDTVCLDKTGTLTEGGMDVTELRPLNGSDESYVRKVLGALGESDPRPNASLQAIIDAYPDGEGWRCVESLPFSSARKYSGASFSEGDGASSTWLLGAPDVLLPSEDPALAETEHLNEQGLRVLLLARADKDLDDPRVQDGARPAALVVLEQRLRPDAADTLRYFEEQDVRAKVISGDNAVSVGAVAAKLGLPGASATVDARRLPTEKEEMARALDEGTVFGRVTPQQKRDMVGALQSHGHTVAMTGDGVNDVLALKDADIGVAMGSGSEATRAVAQIVLLNNSFATLPSVVAEGRRVIGNITRVATLFLVKTVYSVLLAVMVVCSQVEYPFLPRHLTLLSTLTIGVPAFFLALAPNKERARPHFVRRVMRYSIPGGVVAAVATFATYLIARHHYTGEGALDAETSAATLTLFLIAMWVLAIIARPYTWWRVGLVAAMGLGFVIVLVVPWLQEFFALKLVGTTMPWTAVGIAVVASASLELVWRWVDRRFPA from the coding sequence ATGACGCACATCGACGCGGGTGCCGAACTCGACCCTGTGCATCCCACACCCATACCCGCCCCCGCCCCGAGGCCGGTGGGCCTCACCGCGGCCGAGGTCGCCGAGCGGGTGGCGCGGGGCGAGGTCAACGACGTACCCGTGCGCAGCAGTCGCTCCATGGCCGACATCGTCCGGGCGAACGTCTTCACCCGGTTCAACGCGATCATCGGCGTGCTCTGGCTGATCATGATGTTCGTCGCGCCGTTCCAGGACAGCCTGTTCGGCTATGTGATCCTCGCGAACACCGGGATCGGCATCATCCAGGAGCTGCGCGCGAAGAAGACCCTGGACTCGCTGGCGGTGATCGGGGAGGCGCGGCCGACCGTCCGCAGGGACGGGGTCGCCGCCGAGGTCGGCACCTCCGAGATCGTGCTCGGGGATCTGATCGAGATCGGACCCGGCGACAAGATCGTCGTGGACGGCGAGTGCGTCGAGGCCGACGGTCTGGAGATCGACGAGTCGCTGCTCACCGGTGAGGCGGACCCGGTCGTCAAACAGCCCGGCGACCAGGTCATGTCGGGCAGTTTCGTGGTGGCGGGCGGCGGCGCGTTCACCGCGACGAAGGTGGGGCGCGAGGCGTACGCGGCGCAGCTCGCCGAGGAGGCGAGCCGCTTCACCCTCGTCCACTCCGAGCTGCGGACCGGTATCTCCACGATCCTCAAGTACGTGACGTGGATGATGATCCCGGCCGCGATCGGCCTGGCCATCACCCAACTCGTCGTCAAGAACGACGACTTCAAGGACTCGATCGCGCGGGCCGTCGGCGGCATCGTGCCCATGGTCCCGGAGGGGCTGGTCCTCCTCACCTCCGTCGCCTTCGCGATCGGGGTCATCCGGCTTGGCCGGAAACAGTGCCTCGTCCAGGAACTACCGGCCATCGAGGGCCTCGCCCGCGTCGACACCGTCTGCCTCGACAAGACGGGCACGCTGACCGAGGGCGGCATGGACGTCACCGAGCTGCGCCCCCTCAACGGCAGCGACGAGTCGTACGTACGGAAGGTGCTGGGCGCCCTCGGCGAGTCGGACCCGCGGCCGAACGCCTCGCTCCAGGCGATCATCGACGCCTACCCGGACGGCGAGGGCTGGCGCTGCGTCGAGTCGCTGCCCTTCTCCTCCGCGCGCAAGTACAGCGGGGCGTCCTTCAGCGAGGGCGACGGCGCGTCGAGTACGTGGCTGCTGGGTGCCCCGGACGTGCTGTTGCCGTCCGAGGACCCGGCGCTCGCCGAGACCGAGCACCTCAACGAGCAGGGGCTGCGGGTGCTGCTGCTGGCCCGCGCCGACAAGGACCTCGACGACCCGCGGGTCCAGGACGGCGCCCGGCCGGCCGCGCTCGTCGTCCTGGAGCAGCGGCTGCGGCCCGACGCGGCGGACACCCTGCGGTACTTCGAGGAGCAGGACGTACGGGCCAAGGTGATCTCCGGCGACAACGCGGTGTCGGTCGGCGCGGTCGCCGCCAAGCTCGGGCTGCCCGGTGCCTCCGCCACCGTCGACGCGCGGCGGCTGCCCACCGAGAAGGAGGAGATGGCCAGGGCGCTGGACGAGGGGACGGTGTTCGGGCGGGTCACTCCGCAGCAGAAGCGGGACATGGTGGGGGCGCTCCAGTCGCACGGGCACACGGTCGCGATGACCGGTGACGGCGTCAACGACGTGCTCGCTCTCAAGGACGCCGACATCGGGGTCGCGATGGGGTCCGGGTCTGAGGCGACCCGGGCCGTCGCCCAGATCGTGCTGCTGAACAACAGCTTCGCGACACTGCCGTCCGTCGTCGCCGAGGGGCGGCGGGTGATCGGGAACATCACTCGGGTCGCGACGTTGTTCCTGGTCAAGACCGTGTACTCGGTGCTGCTCGCGGTGATGGTGGTGTGCTCGCAGGTGGAGTACCCGTTCCTGCCGCGGCACTTGACCCTGTTGTCGACGCTGACGATCGGTGTGCCGGCGTTCTTCCTGGCCCTGGCGCCCAACAAGGAGCGGGCTCGGCCGCACTTCGTGCGGCGGGTGATGCGGTACTCGATTCCGGGCGGGGTCGTCGCGGCGGTGGCCACGTTCGCCACGTATCTGATCGCTCGTCACCACTACACGGGGGAAGGGGCGTTGGACGCGGAGACCAGTGCGGCCACGTTGACCTTGTTCCTGATCGCGATGTGGGTCCTTGCGATCATCGCGCGGCCCTACACGTGGTGGCGGGTGGGGCTCGTTGCCGCGATGGGGCTCGGGTTCGTGATCGTGCTCGTCGTGCCGTGGCTCCAGGAGTTCTTCGCGCTCAAGCTGGTCGGAACGACGATGCCGTGGACTGCCGTCGGCATAGCGGTGGTGGCCTCGGCATCACTGGAACTCGTGTGGAGGTGGGTCGACCGGAGGTTCCCCGCGTAG
- a CDS encoding amidase domain-containing protein, whose product MMDITSEYLKERANVITAEGAEKAKKAAPAASAKGKMTAALAAKTAREYAALALLRAQLNRDNGGYSRAEVSVTAVTTTVEADTATMEATEDARLYYPNVPAGDPEYEEYSVPHTLTFVRASDGGWLLDSDTIDASLTGPGPVTQPGQPGSATPSDAESEGQLEAGGSTVPVTDVEDDKPLETDPAEGSVRTRAANAGYSYGKMVSYANKYWKTANSDYRKYGSDCTNFISQAMRSGGWNTTAGSFVTRKDNKKWFYGSFESTTSYTWAGAENWYWFAKKHSKRTRILSNVWQLLSADVLQADWKRDGIIDHTMIVTKRGSKGEIYLTYHTPSKHNVKLSTLLRKYPNAAWYAHRT is encoded by the coding sequence ATGATGGACATCACGTCCGAATATCTCAAGGAACGCGCGAACGTCATCACCGCCGAGGGAGCAGAAAAGGCGAAGAAGGCGGCACCAGCAGCGTCCGCAAAGGGAAAGATGACCGCTGCGCTCGCGGCCAAAACCGCAAGGGAATATGCAGCATTGGCGCTCCTGCGCGCGCAACTCAATCGGGATAACGGCGGCTACTCTCGTGCTGAAGTGAGCGTCACTGCGGTGACAACCACAGTGGAGGCCGATACGGCCACCATGGAAGCCACGGAGGATGCGCGGCTCTATTATCCCAACGTGCCGGCCGGGGATCCCGAGTACGAGGAGTATTCGGTGCCTCATACCCTGACCTTCGTCCGAGCGTCCGACGGAGGCTGGCTCCTGGACAGCGACACGATCGATGCGAGCCTGACCGGGCCAGGTCCGGTCACCCAGCCCGGCCAGCCCGGAAGTGCCACACCCTCAGACGCTGAGAGCGAGGGCCAGTTGGAGGCAGGGGGCAGCACTGTTCCAGTGACTGACGTCGAGGACGACAAACCACTGGAGACCGACCCCGCGGAGGGATCGGTCCGCACAAGGGCTGCCAACGCCGGCTACAGCTACGGCAAGATGGTGAGCTACGCGAACAAGTACTGGAAGACCGCGAACTCGGACTACCGGAAGTACGGCAGCGACTGCACGAACTTCATATCGCAAGCCATGCGCTCGGGCGGCTGGAACACCACGGCCGGGAGCTTTGTCACCCGCAAGGACAACAAGAAGTGGTTCTACGGCTCATTCGAGTCGACGACCAGTTACACCTGGGCAGGGGCGGAGAACTGGTACTGGTTCGCCAAGAAGCACTCCAAGCGGACCAGAATACTGAGCAACGTTTGGCAGCTTCTTTCGGCCGATGTCCTCCAGGCCGACTGGAAGCGGGATGGCATCATCGACCACACCATGATCGTAACCAAGCGCGGAAGCAAGGGAGAAATCTATCTCACGTACCACACTCCGAGTAAGCACAATGTGAAACTGAGCACTCTCCTGAGAAAGTACCCGAACGCCGCCTGGTACGCGCATCGCACGTGA